Proteins encoded by one window of Musa acuminata AAA Group cultivar baxijiao chromosome BXJ2-9, Cavendish_Baxijiao_AAA, whole genome shotgun sequence:
- the LOC135586017 gene encoding vegetative cell wall protein gp1-like: MNPTIFVAVFALLLTRSLCLEADPKPISNVTVMGTVFCDACANNNFSQHSYFLEGVKVRVQCVLRVNATSAGEMRVAVDRTTDRFGVYKLDIPPVDGFECREGQGVDSFCRASVAESPSSLCDVPGLSSSTEHVAVRGGVGKLCLYNLNALNYRPSKKDADLCGDDGELSPSSANSSLFFWPPFGFPWPFAPPPSFPWPFAPPPPSFPFPFPPAVPNPPAPLLPPLFPSPPPPSFPPFPPFAPFPPVFAPPSPPPPPPYLFPPFPPFTPIPPLFSPPPSPPSPPSFPCPFPPFPPFTPTPPVVTPRPPPPPSFPFPPFPPFTPTPPVVTPPPPPPPSFPFPPFPPFAPTPPIVTPPAPPPPSFPFPPFPPFTPTPPVVTPPPPPPPSFPFPFPPFPPSPPNPPLVTPPPPSTPFPPFTPTPPMVMPPPPPPLPPPPPPPSFPFPFPPFPPTTPSPGAPSPPPSR; encoded by the exons ATGAATCCCACAATCTTCGTTGCCGTCTTTGCACTCCTCCTCACCAGGTCTCTGTGCCTCGAGGCTGACCCAAAGCCTATCTCCAATGTCACCGTGATGGGCACCGTCTTCTGCGACGCCTGCGCCAACAACAACTTCTCCCAGCACAGCTACTTCTTAGAAG GTGTCAAGGTGAGGGTGCAATGCGTGCTCCGAGTGAACGCGACGTCGGCGGGCGAGATGAGGGTCGCCGTCGACAGGACGACGGACAGGTTCGGAGTCTACAAGCTCGACATCCCGCCGGTGGACGGGTTCGAGTGCAGGGAGGGCCAAGGGGTCGACTCCTTCTGCCGAGCGAGCGTGGCGGAATCTCCGTCGTCGCTGTGTGACGTCCCTGGGTTGAGCAGCTCCACCGAGCATGTGGCGGTGCGAGGCGGCGTAGGGAAGCTGTGCCTCTACAACCTGAATGCGCTCAACTACAGGCCGTCGAAGAAGGACGCCGACTTGTGTGGAGATGACGGCGAGTTGTCACCGAGCTCTGCGAACTCTTCGCTCTTCTTCTGGCCACCGTTTGGGTTCCCATGGCCATTTGCACCACCACCGTCCTTCCCATGGCCATTTGCGCCTCCTCCACCGTCctttcccttccccttccccccAGCAGTACCGAACCCACCGGCGCCGCTGCTCCCGCCCTTGTTCCCTTCGCCGCCGCCTCCGTCTTTCCCGCCCTTTCCCCCGTTCGCTCCATTTCCACCGGTGTTCGCGCCACCCTCACCGCCTCCTCCCCCACCTTACCTATTCCCACCCTTTCCTCCCTTTACTCCTATTCCGCCCTTGTTTTCGCCACCGCCTTCTCCTCCTTCACCTCCATCATTCCCCTGCCCGTTCCCACCCTTCCCTCCCTTTACCCCAACTCCACCTGTAGTTACACCACGTCCACCGCCGCCTCCATCATTCCCCTTCCCACCCTTCCCTCCTTTTACCCCCACTCCACCTGTAGTTACCCcacctccaccgccgcctccaTCATTCCCCTTCCCACCCTTCCCTCCCTTTGCCCCCACTCCACCTATAGTTACCCCACCTGCACCGCCGCCTCCATCATTCCCCTTCCCACCCTTCCCTCCCTTTACTCCCACTCCACCTGTAGTTACCCcacctccaccgccgcctccaTCATTCCCTTTCCCGTTCCCACCCTTCCCTCCGTCTCCTCCCAATCCACCTTTAGTTACACCGCCGCCTCCATCGACCCCTTTCCCTCCCTTTACTCCAACTCCACCTATGGTtatgccaccgccgccacctcctCTACCTCCACCACCCCCCCCTCCATCTTTTCCTTTCCCATTTCCTCCATTCCCACCCACTACTCCATCTCCTGGGGCACCATCGCCACCTCCATCTCGCTGA
- the LOC135623806 gene encoding pentatricopeptide repeat-containing protein At5g14080-like isoform X1 — MAEVARRLGRAFLSASKPSHSWSPAVEQVLRRGLPAASLTASLVAAVIDPHLLHHHDLAAGLFHWAAQQPNFSHTPETYHSLLKSLSLSRHPHLIQSLLKTAKTHRVSLLFSSYQLAISSLLLSGKSIEAAQLIDPATENGVEEFPSSLYNSLLAVLSSDGFLDVARKVFDRMLTRGIMLNDVGFGVFIGKVCDLEGLDGVLGVLDRIKKLDCQFNGSVIAALVVNRLCRAGRIEDAWCALEQLRNRCCKPDFIAYRLVSEGYKLAGRAEEAGRILKQKRKFGVAPRAKDYREFILSSISDKRIQEAKELGEAIVDGQFPIDDDVLDALIGSVSAIEPDSAILFFKYMIGKDRFPSLSMLSKLSRNLCRNEKSNVMWDVYRVLMDKGYFNGVEQYNVMVSFLCKAGRVREAYEVLREMKKKGFGPNIYSYNCLMEACCREDLLRPAKKLWDEMFANGCSADLQTYNILIRKFSEEGEAEEARQLYCHMLDKGVIPDCVTYTSLVKVLYREEKIEEAIQIFKKSMDQDIALGSSILSLLVLFLCKDGKYMVASGLMQSSPSEVASSDSHVILLKGLMDAGLVEMAVKHIDWIKTDSHVKFQTVLTELMASLSTAPNLEPVTRLLRAMHARGFVSDDGPWMSLL; from the exons ATGGCTGAGGTCGCCAGGCGCCTCGGCCGCGCTTTCCTCTCCGCCTCCAAGCCCTCCCACTCGTGGAGCCCCGCCGTTGAGCAAGTCCTCCGCCGCGGACTCCCGGCTGCGTCCCTTACCGCTTCCCTCGTCGCTGCCGTCATCGACCcccacctcctccaccaccatGACCTTGCCGCCGGTCTCTTCCACTGGGCCGCGCAGCAGCCCAACTTTTCCCACACTCCTGAGACCTACCACTCCCTTCTCAAGTCGCTCTCCCTCTCCCGCCATCCCCACTTAATTCAATCTCTCCTCAAGACGGCTAAAACCCACCGAGTTtcgcttcttttttcttcttatcaGCTCGCCATATCTTCCCTTTTGCTCTCAGGCAAGTCAATTGAAGCCGCCCAGCTGATCGACCCAGCAACCGAGAATGGTGTCGAGGAGTTTCCTTCCTCACTGTACAACTCCCTTCTTGCTGTACTGTCCTCCGACGGATTTCTTGATGTCGCAAGAAAGGTGTTCGACAGGATGCTTACGAGaggtatcatgcttaatgatgtcgGTTTTGGTGTTTTTATAGGTAAAGTTTGCGACTTGGAAGGATTGGATGGAGTTTTGGGTGTACTCGATAGAATTAAAAAGCTGGATTGTCAATTTAATGGCTCGGTTATTGCTGCTTTAGTCGTAAATAGGCTTTGTCGAGCTGGGAGGATTGAGGATGCTTGGTGTGCATTGGAGCAGCTTAGAAATAGATGCTGTAAACCTGATTTTATTGCATACAGGTTAGTTTCTGAAGGCTATAAGTTGGCCGGTAGGGCGGAAGAAGCAGGAAGGATTTTGAAGCAGAAAAGGAAGTTTGGTGTGGCACCAAGAGCGAAAGATTATAGAGAATTCATCCTTTCATCAATATCAGATAAAAGGATTCAAGAAGCTAAGGAATTGGGTGAAGCAATTGTGGATGGACAGTTTCCAATTGATGATGATGTGCTTGATGCTTTGATTGGATCAGTTTCAGCTATTGAACCTGACTCTGCAATTTTATTCTTCAAGTACATGATTGGAAAGGACCGATTTCCTAGCCTTTCAATGCTGAGCAAGTTGAGTAGGAATCTTTGTAGAAATGAGAAAAGTAATGTTATGTGGGATGTCTACAGGGTCCTTATGGATAAAGGTTATTTTAATGGAGTGGAGCAATACAATGTAATGGTTTCATTCTTGTGCAAGGCAGGAAGAGTAAGGGAAGCCTACGAGGTGCTTAGGGAGATGAAAAAGAAGGGTTTTGGTCCCAATATTTACTCTTATAACTGTTTGATGGAAGCTTGTTGCAGAGAGGATCTCTTGCGACCAGCTAAAAAGCTTTGGGATGAGATGTTTGCAAATGGTTGCAGTGCTGATTTGCAAACATACAACATTCTTATACGGAAGTTCTCTGAAGAAGGTGAAGCTGAAGAGGCCCGGCAACTTTATTGTCATATGTTGGATAAAGGAGTGATCCCAGATTGTGTTACATACACATCCCTTGTCAAAGTGCTCTATCGAGAAGAAAAGATTGAAGAGGCGATTCAGATCTTCAAAAAATCCATGGATCAGGATATAGCACTTGGTAGCTCTATATTGAGTCTGTTAGTCCTTTTCCTttgtaaggatg GTAAGTATATGGTGGCTTCTGGTCTCATGCAAAGTTCTCCTTCTGAAGTGGCAAGTTCAGATTCTCATGTCATTCTACTGAAAGGCTTAATGGATGCTGGTTTAGTTGAGATGGCTGTTAAGCACATTGATTGGATTAAAACTGATTCTCATGTCAAATTTCAAACAGTACTAACAGAGCTTATGGCATCTCTTTCTACTGCACCAAATCTAGAGCCTGTTACACGATTGCTTCGAGCAATGCATGCACGAGGATTTGTTTCTGATGATGGTCCATGGATGAGTTTGTTGTGA
- the LOC135623807 gene encoding peroxisome biogenesis protein 3-1-like yields MLSLRGFWSRHRRRILISLGVLGSGYLVYKLYVSHSRRLSELERQLDGARRVDELIKNQLQAHFENIQRISDTTTLPYAMHYLRSRISEDLDLSHLTEKLMQGKGQSSALSGKEKLELWDRLKILSFTRTAASLWSMTVICLYVRVQVNILGRQLYLEIARGSENSLSLDEIDSFSRHGQQDFLATADYLATYGINSLIMNMQNAAMEVLKDKQLKEPFSMLQLRETMIQILEMFMNTSESNYWIHYLVPDNVNDYKQQMAMSAKGFDDSSILMDATKLEQLLFETHAVLSSPDFGNVLEISLKKVVNILIEDIGIHVGGTSSIGIPLVKLLPQITRLSLPLLDEPSSNKFVQAIRSLSEVELFYTLLYANMPSAS; encoded by the exons ATGCTTTCTTTAAG GGGTTTCTGGAGCAGGCACAGGAGGAGGATTCTGATTTCGCTTGGTGTGTTGGGGAGCGGATATCTCGTCTACAAACTCTATGTGAGTCACAGCAGGAGATTGTCCGAATTGGAGCGGCAGCTCGACGGCGCTCGACGAGTCGATGAACTCATCAAGAACCA ATTGCAGGCTCATTTCGAGAACATCCAGAGGATTTCCGACACCACCACTCTTCCGTACGCGATGCACTACCTGCGGTCCAGGATATCGGAGGATTTGGACCTCTCGCATCTGACGGAGAAGCTAATGCAGGGGAAGGGACAATCGAGCGCGCTCTCCGGCAAGGAGAAACTTGAGCTGTGGGACAGACTTAAAATTCTGA GCTTCACAAGGACGGCAGCTTCCTTGTGGTCGATGACGGTGATTTGCTTATACGTGAGAGTTCAAGTTAACATTTTAGGGAGACAACTCTATCTAGAGATTGCCCGTGGTTCTGAGAATTCTCTATCTCTG GACGAGATTGATTCATTTAGTAGGCATGGCCAACAAGATTTTCTAGCTACTGCAGACTACCTTGCTACCTATGGAATCAATTCACTAATCATGAACATGCAGAATGCTGCTATGGAAGTTCTAAAAGA CAAGCAGCTTAAGGAGCCTTTTAGCATGCTCCAACTGCGTGAAACAATGATCCAAATTTTGGAGATGTTCATGAATACTTCTGAATCTAATTACTGGATACATTATCTGGTGCCTGATAATGTTAATGACTACAAGCAACAGATGGCCATGTCTGCCaaaggatttgatgattcctctaTTTTAATGGATGCAACCAAACTTGAGCAGCTATTGTTTGAGACTCATGCTGTGCTTTCCAG TCCTGATTTTGGCAATGTCTTGGAGATATCTCTGAAAAAGGTAGTCAATATTTTGATCGAGGACATTGGCATACATGTTGGAGGAACAAGCTCTATAGGAATTCCCTTGGTGAAACTATTGCCACAAATCACACGACTAAGCTTGCCTTTACTTGATGAACCCAGCAGCAACAAATTCGTGCAGGCCATTCGAAGCTTGTCAGAGGTAGAACTGTTCTACACTCTTCTATATGCTAACATGCCATCGGCATCATAA
- the LOC103999457 gene encoding uncharacterized protein LOC103999457 — translation MEFPFGTNPRGFPFGHGHGHQDLPPRSRTVTEKHNVVRIPITGHDEEEAGKMKQQRQKKPATARPSNLLRAAAAVMIQRLWRGFLARKSVRVLSRISAEVGEVERTIRAREGAIQRDPKERQRADEMLMAVLLRLDNVRWARDYRKKVIRRVISLQDLVDSIAARTLEEPEMVHAFDLLDMREMMEKMIAENERLERLVVALRERSTQHCELMTGLVDRVEHLEQQMQRMEMEESHANSAPSDMAEERQ, via the exons ATGGAGTTTCCCTTCGGCACCAACCCCCGGGGCTTCCCTTTCGGCCACGGCCACGGCCACCAGGACCTACCCCCGCGATCACGTACTGTGACCGAGAAGCACAATGTCGTCAGGATCCCCATCACCGGCCACGACGAGGAGGAGGCAGGGAAGATGAAGCAGCAGCGGCAGAAGAAGCCGGCCACCGCAAGGCCGTCGAACTTGTTGAGGGCCGCCGCGGCCGTGATGATCCAGAGGCTTTGGCGGGGGTTCTTGGCGCGGAAGAGCGTGAGGGTTCTCTCGCGGATCTCCGCGGAGGTGGGCGAGGTGGAGAGGACGATCCGTGCGCGGGAGGGGGCGATTCAGAGGGATCCCAAGGAGCGGCAGAGGGCGGACGAGATGCTTATGGCGGTGCTCCTTCGTCTGGATAACGTGCGTTGGGCGAGGGATTACCGGAAGAAGGTGATCCGGCGGGTTATCTCGTTGCAGGACTTGGTGGATTCGATCGCCGCTCGAACCCTAGAAGAGCCGGAGATGGTGCATGCGTTCGATCTTCTAGATATGAGGgagatgatggagaagatgatCGCAGAGAACGAGAGATTGGAGCGCTTGGTGGTCGCACTACGCGAGCGCAGTACCCAGCATTGCGAGCTGATGACAGGTCTGGTGGATAGAGTTGAACACTTGGAACAGCAGATGCAGAGGATGGAGATGGAGGAAAGCCATGCCAATTCCGCTCCTTCCGATATGGCAGAAGAAAG ACAATAA
- the LOC135623806 gene encoding pentatricopeptide repeat-containing protein At5g14080-like isoform X2, with protein sequence MAEVARRLGRAFLSASKPSHSWSPAVEQVLRRGLPAASLTASLVAAVIDPHLLHHHDLAAGLFHWAAQQPNFSHTPETYHSLLKSLSLSRHPHLIQSLLKTAKTHRVSLLFSSYQLAISSLLLSGKSIEAAQLIDPATENGVEEFPSSLYNSLLAVLSSDGFLDVARKVFDRMLTRGIMLNDVGFGVFIGKVCDLEGLDGVLGVLDRIKKLDCQFNGSVIAALVVNRLCRAGRIEDAWCALEQLRNRCCKPDFIAYRLVSEGYKLAGRAEEAGRILKQKRKFGVAPRAKDYREFILSSISDKRIQEAKELGEAIVDGQFPIDDDVLDALIGSVSAIEPDSAILFFKYMIGKDRFPSLSMLSKLSRNLCRNEKSNVMWDVYRVLMDKGYFNGVEQYNVMVSFLCKAGRVREAYEVLREMKKKGFGPNIYSYNCLMEACCREDLLRPAKKLWDEMFANGCSADLQTYNILIRKFSEEGEAEEARQLYCHMLDKGVIPDCVTYTSLVKVLYREEKIEEAIQIFKKSMDQDIALGSSILSLLVLFLCKYMVASGLMQSSPSEVASSDSHVILLKGLMDAGLVEMAVKHIDWIKTDSHVKFQTVLTELMASLSTAPNLEPVTRLLRAMHARGFVSDDGPWMSLL encoded by the exons ATGGCTGAGGTCGCCAGGCGCCTCGGCCGCGCTTTCCTCTCCGCCTCCAAGCCCTCCCACTCGTGGAGCCCCGCCGTTGAGCAAGTCCTCCGCCGCGGACTCCCGGCTGCGTCCCTTACCGCTTCCCTCGTCGCTGCCGTCATCGACCcccacctcctccaccaccatGACCTTGCCGCCGGTCTCTTCCACTGGGCCGCGCAGCAGCCCAACTTTTCCCACACTCCTGAGACCTACCACTCCCTTCTCAAGTCGCTCTCCCTCTCCCGCCATCCCCACTTAATTCAATCTCTCCTCAAGACGGCTAAAACCCACCGAGTTtcgcttcttttttcttcttatcaGCTCGCCATATCTTCCCTTTTGCTCTCAGGCAAGTCAATTGAAGCCGCCCAGCTGATCGACCCAGCAACCGAGAATGGTGTCGAGGAGTTTCCTTCCTCACTGTACAACTCCCTTCTTGCTGTACTGTCCTCCGACGGATTTCTTGATGTCGCAAGAAAGGTGTTCGACAGGATGCTTACGAGaggtatcatgcttaatgatgtcgGTTTTGGTGTTTTTATAGGTAAAGTTTGCGACTTGGAAGGATTGGATGGAGTTTTGGGTGTACTCGATAGAATTAAAAAGCTGGATTGTCAATTTAATGGCTCGGTTATTGCTGCTTTAGTCGTAAATAGGCTTTGTCGAGCTGGGAGGATTGAGGATGCTTGGTGTGCATTGGAGCAGCTTAGAAATAGATGCTGTAAACCTGATTTTATTGCATACAGGTTAGTTTCTGAAGGCTATAAGTTGGCCGGTAGGGCGGAAGAAGCAGGAAGGATTTTGAAGCAGAAAAGGAAGTTTGGTGTGGCACCAAGAGCGAAAGATTATAGAGAATTCATCCTTTCATCAATATCAGATAAAAGGATTCAAGAAGCTAAGGAATTGGGTGAAGCAATTGTGGATGGACAGTTTCCAATTGATGATGATGTGCTTGATGCTTTGATTGGATCAGTTTCAGCTATTGAACCTGACTCTGCAATTTTATTCTTCAAGTACATGATTGGAAAGGACCGATTTCCTAGCCTTTCAATGCTGAGCAAGTTGAGTAGGAATCTTTGTAGAAATGAGAAAAGTAATGTTATGTGGGATGTCTACAGGGTCCTTATGGATAAAGGTTATTTTAATGGAGTGGAGCAATACAATGTAATGGTTTCATTCTTGTGCAAGGCAGGAAGAGTAAGGGAAGCCTACGAGGTGCTTAGGGAGATGAAAAAGAAGGGTTTTGGTCCCAATATTTACTCTTATAACTGTTTGATGGAAGCTTGTTGCAGAGAGGATCTCTTGCGACCAGCTAAAAAGCTTTGGGATGAGATGTTTGCAAATGGTTGCAGTGCTGATTTGCAAACATACAACATTCTTATACGGAAGTTCTCTGAAGAAGGTGAAGCTGAAGAGGCCCGGCAACTTTATTGTCATATGTTGGATAAAGGAGTGATCCCAGATTGTGTTACATACACATCCCTTGTCAAAGTGCTCTATCGAGAAGAAAAGATTGAAGAGGCGATTCAGATCTTCAAAAAATCCATGGATCAGGATATAGCACTTGGTAGCTCTATATTGAGTCTGTTAGTCCTTTTCCTtt GTAAGTATATGGTGGCTTCTGGTCTCATGCAAAGTTCTCCTTCTGAAGTGGCAAGTTCAGATTCTCATGTCATTCTACTGAAAGGCTTAATGGATGCTGGTTTAGTTGAGATGGCTGTTAAGCACATTGATTGGATTAAAACTGATTCTCATGTCAAATTTCAAACAGTACTAACAGAGCTTATGGCATCTCTTTCTACTGCACCAAATCTAGAGCCTGTTACACGATTGCTTCGAGCAATGCATGCACGAGGATTTGTTTCTGATGATGGTCCATGGATGAGTTTGTTGTGA